In Rathayibacter sp. VKM Ac-2762, one DNA window encodes the following:
- a CDS encoding universal stress protein, which translates to MTTLVAWTGTTTAHTALDWAIAREYLLDHHVILCHVAAPDNERPIPRAALEDLAATLQQDRTGIRFTAELLRGDPVEQLERRCLLDGTLLVLGTDARNEHPRRFEHSLGMTLTQRGATAAVIVPVDAKHGAAHIAVGVDGSSASLAALEFAAAEADRCSETLLVVRSWQLSPVEEDSADIPVARVDFIPENRRLRTLDALAPVRERFPHLRVELRFTHGDTVQSLLASASDASLLVLGTDAPALSRAGERISHALVMTTHTALAVIPPHPIRPLSPTATAGWSVTA; encoded by the coding sequence ATGACCACCCTCGTCGCCTGGACCGGCACCACCACCGCCCACACCGCCCTCGACTGGGCCATCGCCCGCGAGTACCTGCTCGACCACCACGTCATCCTCTGCCACGTCGCAGCCCCCGACAACGAGCGTCCGATCCCGAGAGCCGCACTCGAGGACCTCGCCGCGACGCTGCAGCAGGACCGCACGGGCATCCGCTTCACCGCGGAGCTGCTGCGCGGCGACCCGGTCGAACAGCTCGAACGCCGCTGCCTGCTCGACGGGACCCTCCTCGTCCTCGGAACCGACGCACGCAACGAGCACCCCCGGCGGTTCGAGCACTCCCTCGGGATGACCCTCACGCAGCGCGGCGCGACCGCCGCGGTCATCGTTCCCGTCGATGCGAAGCACGGTGCAGCCCACATTGCAGTCGGTGTCGACGGATCCTCCGCCTCACTCGCCGCGCTCGAATTCGCCGCCGCGGAGGCTGATCGCTGCTCGGAGACCCTTCTCGTGGTCCGCAGCTGGCAGCTCTCGCCAGTCGAGGAGGACTCCGCCGACATCCCCGTAGCCCGAGTCGACTTCATCCCGGAGAACCGACGACTCAGAACCCTCGACGCTCTCGCCCCGGTCCGCGAACGCTTCCCCCACCTCCGAGTGGAGCTGCGCTTCACGCACGGAGACACCGTGCAGAGCCTCCTCGCGTCGGCGAGCGACGCGAGCCTCCTCGTGCTCGGCACGGACGCGCCAGCGCTCTCCCGAGCTGGAGAGCGCATCAGCCATGCACTGGTCATGACGACTCACACAGCCCTCGCGGTGATCCCCCCTCACCCGATCCGGCCGCTGAGCCCGACTGCAACCGCCGGCTGGAGCGTCACCGCGTGA
- a CDS encoding ATP-binding cassette domain-containing protein, whose amino-acid sequence MSAGVVLEADGIVVEYGRRPPLRAVDGVGFQVAAGEVVALVGESGCGKSSLARAVVGIEKRRGGDVRLNGVDVPALGLRRRSPAMTGVQMVFQDPNSSLNPRRRIGEQIGDGVRAALARGAEGSDPADWLRRVGLDPAMASRFPHEFSGGQKQRIAIARALAARPRMLVADEPISALDASTQTSVAALMRSLSVEAGAGMLFISHDLSVVRRIADRVLVMYRGRVVESGDTETVWQSPLHPYTRALLAAIPLPDGLGRLPLAPLDADRAAWLEELPDALERTGA is encoded by the coding sequence ATGAGCGCGGGAGTGGTTCTCGAGGCCGATGGCATCGTCGTCGAGTACGGGCGGCGACCGCCGCTGCGTGCCGTCGACGGGGTCGGCTTCCAGGTGGCGGCCGGCGAGGTCGTGGCGCTGGTCGGCGAGAGCGGCTGCGGAAAGTCGAGCCTCGCGCGCGCCGTGGTCGGCATCGAGAAGCGCCGCGGTGGCGACGTGCGCCTGAACGGCGTCGACGTCCCCGCGCTCGGACTCCGTCGGCGCAGTCCGGCGATGACCGGCGTGCAGATGGTCTTCCAGGATCCGAACTCCTCGCTCAACCCCCGTCGCCGCATCGGCGAGCAGATCGGCGACGGCGTCCGGGCGGCTCTCGCCCGGGGAGCCGAGGGCTCGGACCCGGCCGACTGGCTGCGCCGCGTCGGGCTCGACCCGGCGATGGCGAGCCGGTTCCCGCACGAGTTCTCCGGCGGGCAGAAGCAGCGCATCGCCATCGCGCGGGCCCTCGCGGCGCGGCCGCGGATGCTCGTGGCCGACGAGCCGATCTCGGCCCTCGACGCCTCGACCCAGACGAGCGTCGCCGCGCTGATGCGCTCGCTCAGCGTCGAGGCCGGCGCGGGCATGCTGTTCATCTCGCACGACCTCTCGGTGGTCCGGCGCATCGCCGACCGGGTGCTCGTGATGTACCGCGGCCGGGTCGTGGAGTCGGGGGACACCGAGACGGTGTGGCAGAGCCCGCTGCATCCGTACACGCGAGCGCTGCTCGCGGCGATCCCGCTGCCGGACGGCCTGGGGCGGCTGCCGCTGGCTCCACTCGACGCCGACCGGGCGGCCTGGCTCGAGGAGCTGCCCGACGCGCTGGAGCGGACGGGCGCGTGA
- a CDS encoding aminopeptidase P family protein, with product MSAVEEARAEESALWSMPRAVNRSPLPGDGAFMTAGWADPEPVIDPDEPVLAYTAERRSRLAQALPAELLIIPAGLPRVRSNDSDHRFRPGTDHVWLTGNGVAESVLVVDTTGGEAGSILYLRAPSGRDGDEFWQNDALGDLWVGPRPSLAETQAALGVETRPLADFTRDVERAARRARRIRVLPTLDESVDELVRSICGPELGPHLVLKATLDELRLIKNDWEIGRLQLAVDGTTRGFDDCLEAWQVARAMPRGERYLEGTFARRALVEGQGPAYGSVVASGAHATTLHYTRNTGPLADGDLVLMDMGVELPSLYAADITRTFPVSGEFTPLQRDVYSIVLRAQQTGIDSLRAGVRFQDYQDACGRALTEGLIDLGLIRCSVDEAMAPSASYHRRWSISRAGHMLGMDVHDCNHAPHETYLGGVLAAGHTLTVEPGLYFQPGDLTVPAELRGLGIRIEDDLVVTETSSILLSAAMPRTPDAVEEWMARLAG from the coding sequence GTGAGCGCGGTGGAGGAGGCCCGGGCCGAGGAGTCCGCTCTCTGGAGCATGCCGAGGGCCGTGAACCGCAGTCCGCTCCCCGGGGACGGCGCGTTCATGACCGCCGGCTGGGCCGATCCGGAGCCGGTGATCGACCCCGACGAGCCGGTGCTCGCCTACACCGCGGAGCGCCGGTCGCGACTGGCGCAGGCGCTGCCCGCCGAGCTGCTGATCATCCCCGCCGGCCTGCCGCGGGTGCGCTCGAACGACAGCGACCACCGCTTCCGCCCGGGCACCGACCACGTGTGGCTGACGGGCAACGGAGTCGCCGAGAGCGTGCTCGTCGTCGACACGACGGGAGGGGAGGCCGGCTCGATCCTGTACCTGCGGGCTCCCTCCGGCCGCGACGGCGACGAGTTCTGGCAGAACGACGCCCTCGGCGACCTCTGGGTCGGACCGCGGCCGTCGCTCGCCGAGACGCAGGCGGCGCTGGGCGTCGAGACCCGGCCGCTGGCCGACTTCACCCGCGACGTGGAGCGGGCCGCGCGGCGGGCCCGGCGCATCCGCGTGCTGCCCACCCTCGACGAGAGCGTCGACGAGCTGGTGCGGAGCATCTGCGGGCCGGAGCTCGGACCGCATCTCGTGCTCAAGGCGACGCTCGACGAGCTGCGCCTGATCAAGAACGACTGGGAGATCGGACGGCTGCAGCTCGCCGTCGACGGCACGACGCGGGGATTCGACGACTGCCTCGAGGCGTGGCAGGTCGCCCGCGCGATGCCCCGCGGCGAGCGCTACCTCGAGGGCACCTTCGCCCGCCGCGCCCTGGTCGAGGGACAGGGGCCGGCCTACGGATCGGTCGTCGCCTCGGGAGCGCACGCCACGACCCTCCACTACACGCGGAACACCGGGCCCCTCGCCGACGGCGACCTCGTCCTGATGGACATGGGCGTCGAGCTGCCCTCGCTCTACGCCGCCGACATCACCCGCACCTTCCCGGTCAGCGGAGAGTTCACTCCGCTGCAGCGCGACGTGTACTCGATCGTGCTGCGCGCGCAGCAGACCGGCATCGACTCCCTGCGCGCGGGAGTGCGCTTCCAGGACTACCAGGACGCGTGCGGGCGAGCCCTCACCGAGGGGCTGATCGACCTCGGCCTGATCCGCTGCTCGGTCGACGAGGCCATGGCCCCGTCCGCGTCGTACCACCGCCGGTGGAGCATCTCCCGCGCCGGGCACATGCTCGGGATGGACGTGCACGACTGCAACCACGCTCCGCACGAGACGTACCTCGGCGGAGTGCTCGCGGCCGGCCACACGCTCACCGTGGAACCGGGCCTCTACTTCCAGCCCGGCGACCTGACGGTCCCCGCCGAGCTGCGGGGCCTGGGCATCCGGATCGAGGACGACCTCGTCGTGACGGAGACGTCGTCGATCCTGCTCTCGGCGGCGATGCCGCGCACGCCCGACGCGGTGGAGGAGTGGATGGCGAGGTTGGCGGGCTGA
- a CDS encoding flavodoxin, producing the protein MRALVVYESQFGNTHCIAEAIGRGLADTVEVDVVGVHAAPGLEGVDLLVVGGPTHVRTLSTPRTRAEASRWAAGTRRGLRLDSDAGGIGIREWLDALPPFTGMAASFDTRTDIPRILSGAAAGHIDHRLAGHGLRPVITPMSFLVDTRNDLEHTELDRARAWGALLGYTARATAAVDALSTH; encoded by the coding sequence GTGCGCGCGCTCGTCGTCTACGAATCCCAGTTCGGCAACACCCACTGCATCGCCGAGGCGATCGGTCGCGGGCTGGCCGACACCGTCGAGGTCGACGTGGTCGGTGTCCATGCCGCTCCCGGTCTCGAGGGAGTCGATCTGCTCGTGGTCGGGGGACCCACGCACGTGCGCACCCTCTCGACCCCGCGTACCCGTGCCGAGGCCTCGAGGTGGGCAGCCGGCACACGCCGCGGCCTGCGACTGGACAGCGATGCGGGCGGCATCGGCATCCGCGAGTGGCTCGACGCCCTGCCGCCGTTCACCGGGATGGCCGCGTCGTTCGACACCCGCACAGACATCCCCCGGATCCTCAGCGGGGCCGCCGCAGGTCATATCGACCACCGCCTCGCGGGCCACGGCCTGCGCCCCGTCATCACTCCGATGAGCTTCCTCGTCGACACCCGCAACGACCTCGAGCACACCGAACTCGACCGGGCCCGCGCCTGGGGCGCGCTCCTCGGCTACACCGCACGAGCCACCGCCGCCGTCGACGCGCTCTCCACCCACTGA
- a CDS encoding universal stress protein encodes MNAQLVVGWDGSASARRALEWALTQKAESILLVEVVDGLDRFSGDDLSADPRANGGVSVETAAADAERANPGAVVHTRVLTGHPVEQLASLSRPGTLLVVGDRRRTLLPMRGGWSVGARLVRKAAGPVAIITEDTAGDGTGVLVGIDDSDDARGALEFAASWAVRTQQRLHVLHAWRTPFLWNDSVPPATLLEDITTQHAEVLADAVAEAHRLHPGLVVEGHEVDGVVARSLIEAAPGRALLVVGDGGVSGLERMLIGSVGHDILVNLAVPTVIVGRHSPAPGPKPAPKPVVESPALQQTPIHTIVAWGGDVPSRSAVEWALTRESSGSPEVVMIADESAIVPDSIVAAEQVALDDRELSRMLEQVSALAPDVALYGRVVRGFVLHTLAGLTRPDSLLVVGTEDREGPRLRFGLSVGAHLPALARGPIAIVPETFDSALSGVAVGVDGSTTSNAAIVVAAAEAARRGQTLHLVHAWTEPLLYDSTFLLDGEFLRSVEADHRAILHAAEQTALMSGFDVRIETHLVSGDPAHALAHLSPPAATIVIGTRGLSGWRRLVLGSVSRDLILNLDVPLIVVGHPDAQPHEDAALDQHEAVSA; translated from the coding sequence ATGAATGCACAGCTTGTCGTCGGATGGGACGGGTCCGCTTCGGCGCGACGCGCACTCGAATGGGCCCTGACGCAGAAGGCCGAGTCGATCCTCCTCGTCGAGGTCGTCGACGGTCTCGACCGCTTCAGCGGCGACGACCTCAGCGCCGACCCGCGCGCGAACGGAGGCGTCTCAGTCGAGACCGCGGCCGCCGACGCGGAACGGGCGAATCCCGGTGCCGTGGTGCACACCCGCGTGCTCACCGGGCACCCGGTCGAGCAGCTCGCGAGCCTGTCCAGGCCGGGCACTCTGCTCGTCGTCGGCGACCGCCGGCGCACCCTCCTGCCGATGCGGGGCGGCTGGAGCGTCGGCGCCCGCCTCGTCCGCAAGGCTGCCGGTCCCGTCGCAATCATCACCGAGGACACGGCCGGCGACGGGACCGGCGTGCTCGTCGGGATCGACGACTCCGACGACGCCCGCGGGGCGCTCGAGTTCGCCGCTTCCTGGGCGGTCCGCACGCAGCAGAGGCTGCACGTCCTGCACGCCTGGCGCACCCCGTTCCTCTGGAACGACAGCGTCCCGCCCGCCACTCTCCTCGAGGACATCACGACCCAGCACGCCGAGGTCCTCGCCGATGCTGTCGCCGAGGCCCACCGGCTGCACCCCGGCCTCGTCGTAGAGGGGCACGAGGTCGACGGAGTCGTCGCCCGATCCCTCATCGAAGCCGCGCCTGGGCGTGCGCTTCTCGTGGTGGGTGACGGAGGTGTTTCCGGTCTCGAGCGGATGCTGATCGGCTCCGTGGGCCACGACATCCTCGTGAACCTCGCCGTCCCCACCGTCATCGTCGGCCGGCACAGCCCCGCCCCCGGGCCGAAGCCGGCGCCCAAGCCGGTCGTCGAGTCGCCTGCTCTGCAGCAGACGCCCATCCACACCATCGTCGCGTGGGGCGGCGACGTCCCGTCCCGCTCCGCGGTCGAGTGGGCTCTGACGCGCGAGTCGTCGGGGAGCCCGGAAGTGGTGATGATCGCGGACGAGTCCGCGATCGTTCCCGATTCGATCGTCGCCGCCGAGCAGGTCGCGTTGGATGATCGGGAGCTCTCCCGGATGCTCGAGCAGGTCAGCGCCCTCGCACCCGACGTCGCCCTCTACGGACGTGTCGTCCGTGGGTTCGTTCTGCACACCCTCGCCGGCCTGACCCGCCCCGACAGTCTCCTGGTCGTGGGCACGGAGGACCGCGAAGGGCCGCGCCTGCGCTTCGGGCTCTCCGTCGGCGCCCACCTCCCGGCGCTGGCTCGCGGACCGATCGCGATCGTCCCGGAGACCTTCGACTCAGCCCTGAGTGGCGTCGCGGTCGGAGTCGACGGGTCGACGACGTCGAACGCGGCGATCGTCGTCGCGGCCGCGGAGGCGGCACGACGCGGACAGACGCTGCACCTGGTGCACGCGTGGACCGAGCCGCTCCTCTACGACAGCACCTTCCTCCTCGATGGCGAGTTCCTCCGCTCGGTGGAGGCCGACCACCGCGCGATCCTGCACGCTGCGGAGCAGACCGCGCTGATGAGCGGCTTCGACGTCCGGATCGAGACACACCTGGTCAGCGGCGACCCGGCCCACGCCCTCGCCCACCTCTCGCCCCCGGCAGCGACGATCGTGATCGGCACCCGCGGGCTCTCGGGCTGGCGCCGCCTGGTACTCGGTTCCGTCAGCCGCGACCTGATCCTCAACCTCGACGTCCCCCTCATCGTCGTCGGCCACCCCGACGCCCAGCCTCACGAGGACGCCGCCCTCGACCAGCACGAGGCGGTCTCCGCATGA
- a CDS encoding ABC transporter ATP-binding protein, protein MSDALTISGLRIRTRSHAVVDGIDLALRRGGIHGLAGESGSGKTMTALAVLGLLPGSMTASGSIRLADDTGDGTTELVGASRQVLGAVRGRRVAMVFQDPSTSLHPQLTVGRQLTDHLRHHLGLGKEAARSRAEALLERVRVPDARASVGRYPHQFSGGQRQRIAIAVALACEPSVLLADEPTTALDVTVQAGVLQLLRELVDDGGLSILLVTHDLGVMSAVADEVTVMRQGLVVESAPRERLFTAPEDEYTRALLAALPGSSFEESPEELVAELVEGHERAAAADDPGATAEGDVERGAR, encoded by the coding sequence GTGAGCGACGCACTGACCATCAGCGGGCTGCGCATCCGCACCCGCAGCCACGCCGTCGTCGACGGCATCGATCTGGCGCTGCGCCGCGGCGGCATCCACGGTCTCGCCGGCGAGTCGGGCTCGGGCAAGACCATGACCGCCCTGGCGGTGCTCGGACTGCTGCCCGGATCGATGACGGCCAGCGGCAGCATCCGCCTCGCCGACGACACCGGCGACGGCACGACGGAGCTCGTCGGCGCGTCCCGGCAGGTGCTCGGCGCGGTGCGCGGACGCCGGGTCGCCATGGTCTTCCAGGACCCGTCGACGAGCCTGCACCCGCAGCTCACCGTGGGCCGCCAGCTCACCGACCACCTGCGCCACCACCTCGGTCTCGGCAAGGAGGCCGCGCGGTCCAGGGCCGAGGCCCTGCTCGAGCGGGTGCGGGTCCCGGACGCCCGGGCCTCCGTCGGGCGCTATCCCCACCAGTTCTCCGGTGGTCAGCGGCAGCGTATCGCGATCGCGGTGGCGCTCGCGTGCGAGCCCTCCGTGCTGCTCGCCGACGAGCCGACGACCGCGCTCGACGTGACCGTGCAGGCCGGAGTGCTGCAGCTGCTGCGGGAGCTGGTCGACGACGGCGGGCTGAGCATCCTGCTCGTCACCCACGATCTCGGCGTGATGAGCGCTGTGGCCGACGAGGTGACGGTGATGCGCCAGGGGCTCGTCGTCGAGTCGGCTCCGCGGGAGCGGCTCTTCACCGCGCCCGAGGACGAGTACACGCGGGCGCTGCTCGCGGCTCTGCCCGGCTCGAGCTTCGAGGAGAGCCCGGAGGAGCTGGTCGCCGAGCTCGTCGAGGGGCACGAGAGGGCCGCCGCCGCGGACGATCCGGGCGCGACCGCGGAAGGCGACGTCGAGAGGGGTGCGCGATGA
- a CDS encoding ABC transporter permease — protein sequence MTDPRTTRSDPRDGAPAGPRDGVGAGVLDPVAAPGLRLRRPRLRLGRWSAPLGLLGAAVGVLWILIAVLAPVIAPHDPLAQDLPLLQAPGEGTLMGTDALGRDVFSRVIWGARVTIPLALLLVVMSVLIGAIVGSVAGFFGRAVDEVAMRITDLVMAFPTVILAMVIAAALGASLLNAVLAALIVSWPSYARLTRGLVLGLRSSNYVVSGQLLGFSPLRSLVRDIAPNIVGPVLVLASLDIGTAILLLSGLSFLGLGAKPPTAEWGSMVSDAIQNFDAWWIGVFPGLAILTVVIAFNFVGDALRDALDPRSQTIRGGGATL from the coding sequence GTGACGGATCCGCGAACCACCCGGTCCGACCCGCGCGACGGCGCTCCGGCCGGTCCGCGCGACGGCGTCGGTGCCGGAGTGCTCGACCCGGTCGCCGCCCCCGGCCTCCGCCTGCGCCGCCCCCGCCTGCGCCTGGGCCGCTGGTCGGCGCCGCTCGGACTCCTCGGCGCTGCCGTCGGCGTGCTCTGGATCCTCATCGCCGTGCTCGCCCCCGTCATCGCCCCGCACGATCCGCTCGCGCAGGACCTGCCCCTCCTCCAGGCGCCCGGCGAGGGCACGCTGATGGGGACCGACGCGCTCGGCCGGGACGTGTTCTCGCGCGTGATCTGGGGTGCCCGGGTCACCATCCCGCTCGCCCTGCTGCTCGTCGTGATGTCGGTGCTGATCGGCGCGATCGTCGGATCCGTCGCCGGATTCTTCGGCCGTGCGGTCGACGAGGTCGCGATGCGCATCACCGACCTCGTGATGGCGTTCCCCACGGTCATCCTGGCGATGGTGATCGCGGCCGCGCTCGGAGCGTCGCTCCTGAACGCGGTGCTCGCGGCGCTGATCGTGTCGTGGCCGTCCTACGCCCGGCTGACCCGCGGTCTCGTGCTCGGCCTCCGCTCGTCGAACTACGTCGTGTCCGGACAGCTGCTCGGCTTCTCGCCGCTGCGCTCCCTCGTCCGCGACATCGCGCCCAACATCGTCGGCCCGGTGCTCGTCCTGGCGAGCCTCGACATCGGCACGGCCATCCTCCTGCTGTCGGGCCTGTCGTTCCTCGGGCTCGGTGCGAAGCCACCGACCGCGGAGTGGGGCTCGATGGTGTCGGACGCCATCCAGAACTTCGACGCGTGGTGGATCGGGGTCTTCCCGGGCCTGGCCATCCTCACCGTCGTCATCGCGTTCAACTTCGTCGGCGACGCCCTGCGCGACGCCCTGGACCCGCGGTCGCAGACGATCCGCGGAGGAGGCGCCACGCTGTGA
- a CDS encoding IS110 family transposase, with the protein MIVAHHYDHVVGVDTHARTHTYAIVATKTGEILGTKAFPVTATAIDRAIAWVRGVAGGLVLFAMEGTGSYGVSLGRALQRDGMVFCEVRPPKKSSRARGKTDEIDAIAAATSAMGIELDAMTRPKADGLRNALRVAIDARRDMETRRTSARNQLNALVRTADFGLDTRRALTDRGVQELADLDPRHADVAVRIIRAEAVRLASTVMDLGQQMRENRDASAELVELLAPGMQQIYGVGPVTAAAAVAAYSHPGRIRSEAAFAALAGVSPIPASSGNTTRHRLNRGGDRQLNRALDVIARVRMVSDTRTRAYVDRRTMEGRTTREIRRCVKRYIARELFKALEARMVQRL; encoded by the coding sequence ATGATCGTCGCCCACCACTACGACCACGTCGTCGGAGTCGACACCCACGCCCGCACCCACACCTACGCGATCGTCGCCACCAAGACTGGCGAGATTCTCGGAACGAAAGCGTTCCCGGTCACGGCGACGGCGATCGACAGAGCGATCGCCTGGGTGCGAGGTGTCGCGGGCGGTCTGGTCCTGTTCGCGATGGAGGGCACGGGCTCCTACGGCGTATCGCTGGGTCGGGCGCTGCAACGCGACGGAATGGTGTTTTGCGAGGTCCGGCCGCCGAAGAAGTCGAGCCGCGCCCGCGGCAAGACCGACGAGATCGACGCGATCGCTGCCGCGACCTCCGCGATGGGCATCGAGCTAGACGCGATGACCCGACCAAAAGCCGACGGGCTGCGCAACGCTCTGCGTGTCGCGATCGACGCTCGCCGCGATATGGAAACACGTCGCACGAGCGCCCGAAATCAGCTCAATGCGCTTGTCCGGACTGCAGACTTCGGGCTCGACACGAGGCGTGCGCTCACTGACCGTGGTGTGCAAGAGCTTGCTGACCTGGACCCTCGGCATGCGGATGTTGCTGTACGCATCATTCGCGCGGAAGCAGTCCGCTTGGCTTCAACCGTGATGGACCTCGGCCAGCAGATGCGCGAGAATCGCGACGCGTCAGCCGAGCTCGTCGAGTTGCTCGCGCCTGGCATGCAGCAGATCTACGGCGTTGGGCCGGTCACCGCCGCCGCGGCTGTGGCGGCCTACTCGCACCCGGGCCGAATTCGAAGTGAAGCGGCGTTCGCGGCCCTCGCAGGTGTGAGTCCCATCCCCGCATCGTCGGGGAACACGACACGGCATCGGTTGAATCGAGGCGGCGACCGACAACTGAATCGTGCGCTCGATGTGATCGCTCGAGTGCGCATGGTCTCCGATACACGCACTCGCGCTTACGTCGACCGTCGCACCATGGAAGGGCGCACTACACGCGAGATCCGGCGATGCGTGAAGCGCTACATCGCCCGGGAACTCTTCAAAGCGCTGGAAGCGCGGATGGTTCAGCGGCTGTAA
- a CDS encoding aldehyde dehydrogenase family protein, with the protein MLLTAPYPAPTRWSPRRARTAAADRRTEPTRPLLRAQAAGVSRTLALRATGRALESRRTETSAVRDQLDAYSDRTDLATTVTVTSRSVRVEECEPLGVVALICEPSCPTLLLTEHVIAALAAGNAVAIALLEPADALFELVLITLQVSHPGAFIVVSPATGNDWSGVPDCTVIVLTRDRIHVNGTGSHVVEKSPSDAASRRALIRLYSTATRYVVGIDVVSAVAR; encoded by the coding sequence ATGCTGCTGACCGCCCCCTACCCCGCTCCGACTCGATGGAGCCCTCGTCGCGCTCGAACGGCGGCCGCCGATCGCCGTACCGAGCCGACTCGTCCGCTTCTGCGCGCGCAAGCCGCCGGAGTCTCCCGCACCTTGGCGCTGCGGGCCACAGGGCGTGCCCTCGAGAGCCGGCGCACGGAGACGTCGGCCGTCAGGGACCAGCTGGACGCGTACTCGGACCGGACCGATCTGGCCACGACGGTCACCGTCACCTCGCGCAGTGTGCGCGTCGAGGAATGCGAACCGCTGGGAGTGGTCGCCCTGATTTGCGAACCGTCCTGCCCGACGCTGCTACTCACCGAGCACGTGATCGCTGCTCTCGCTGCCGGTAACGCTGTCGCGATCGCTCTCTTGGAACCCGCCGACGCCCTCTTCGAGCTCGTGCTCATCACCCTCCAGGTGTCCCACCCCGGCGCCTTTATCGTCGTCTCCCCCGCTACAGGCAACGACTGGAGCGGAGTGCCCGATTGCACGGTGATCGTCCTGACCCGCGATCGCATTCACGTCAACGGCACCGGCTCACACGTCGTCGAGAAGTCACCGTCCGATGCCGCCTCCCGGCGCGCACTGATCCGCCTGTACAGCACCGCCACCCGATACGTCGTCGGGATCGACGTCGTATCCGCAGTCGCCCGCTGA
- a CDS encoding DUF1003 domain-containing protein, giving the protein MTSPHRTPLHFTWHQKHSRSLTFGERAADVLRNSMASWRFVFGFLVFMLVWAVVNSFGEGWDEYPFILLNLFLSMLAGLQGAILLIAAKRQDGIASALSQHDFETDVTARADIEVLLEINREQAVLLGEMRAILDRIDERAVPAVR; this is encoded by the coding sequence ATGACGAGCCCGCATCGCACGCCCCTCCACTTCACCTGGCATCAGAAGCACAGCCGGTCGCTGACCTTCGGCGAACGCGCAGCGGACGTGCTGCGCAACTCGATGGCCAGCTGGCGCTTCGTGTTCGGGTTCCTCGTGTTCATGCTCGTCTGGGCGGTCGTCAACTCGTTCGGGGAGGGGTGGGATGAGTACCCGTTCATCCTGCTGAACCTGTTCTTGAGCATGCTCGCGGGGCTGCAGGGGGCGATCCTGCTGATCGCGGCGAAGCGTCAGGACGGCATCGCCTCGGCGCTCTCGCAGCACGATTTCGAGACCGACGTGACCGCGAGAGCCGACATCGAGGTGCTGCTCGAGATCAACCGCGAGCAGGCCGTGCTGTTGGGTGAGATGCGGGCGATCCTGGATCGAATCGACGAGCGTGCGGTCCCCGCGGTGCGGTGA
- a CDS encoding ABC transporter permease, with protein sequence MSTTTTAVRTPRQRGGRAAHPFLRYALRRVLTSLLLVVGVTLVTFILTNLVPGDPVAAALGQRAAEDPEIVAQFRAQYGLDQPLVVQYFTYLGNLLHGDLGVSTTTHNPVVADLAKALPATLEIAFGAIVLSVIIGVLFGTVAAYRRGRASDHVLRVVSLAGLSVPTFWLALVLYYVLYFQLRIAPGSGRLSSDFTTPPTVTGLYTVDALLAGQLDTFLDAASHLFLPVLVLTLYTVGLLTRFVRTAVLEILDQDYVRAARAKGLPNRAVTFSYVLRGASIPILTVVGLAFGSLLSGTVLVEAVFGWPGIGSYAYQAASHLDLRGIMGVGLLIGVMYLLVNLIVDLLYGVLDPRVRLAS encoded by the coding sequence GTGTCCACCACCACGACGGCCGTCCGGACCCCGCGTCAGCGCGGGGGCCGGGCGGCCCACCCGTTCCTCCGCTACGCGCTCCGCCGCGTGCTCACCTCGCTGCTGCTGGTGGTGGGCGTGACCCTCGTCACCTTCATCCTGACCAACCTCGTGCCGGGCGACCCCGTGGCGGCCGCCCTCGGCCAGCGCGCTGCGGAGGATCCGGAGATCGTCGCGCAGTTCCGCGCCCAGTACGGTCTCGACCAGCCCCTCGTCGTGCAGTACTTCACCTACCTCGGCAACCTGCTGCACGGCGACCTCGGCGTCTCCACCACCACGCACAACCCGGTGGTCGCCGACCTGGCGAAGGCGCTGCCGGCCACCCTCGAGATCGCCTTCGGCGCCATCGTGCTCAGCGTGATCATCGGCGTGCTGTTCGGCACCGTCGCCGCCTACCGGCGCGGCAGGGCCTCCGACCACGTGCTGCGCGTCGTGTCGCTGGCCGGCCTCAGCGTGCCGACCTTCTGGCTCGCGCTGGTCCTCTACTACGTCCTCTACTTCCAGCTGCGGATCGCGCCGGGATCCGGCCGGCTGAGCAGCGACTTCACCACGCCGCCGACCGTGACGGGCCTCTACACGGTCGACGCCCTGCTCGCCGGCCAGCTCGATACCTTCCTCGACGCGGCGTCGCACCTCTTCCTCCCCGTGCTCGTCCTGACCCTCTACACGGTGGGCCTGCTGACCCGGTTCGTGCGCACCGCGGTGCTCGAGATCCTCGACCAGGACTACGTGCGGGCCGCCCGCGCGAAGGGGCTGCCGAACCGCGCGGTCACCTTCTCCTACGTGCTGCGCGGGGCGAGCATCCCGATCCTCACCGTCGTGGGCCTCGCCTTCGGCAGCCTGCTCAGCGGCACCGTGCTCGTCGAGGCGGTCTTCGGCTGGCCCGGGATCGGCTCCTACGCCTACCAGGCCGCGTCGCACCTCGACCTGCGCGGCATCATGGGCGTCGGTCTGCTCATCGGCGTGATGTACCTGCTCGTGAACCTGATCGTCGACCTGCTGTACGGCGTGCTCGACCCGAGAGTGAGGCTGGCCTCGTGA